The following proteins come from a genomic window of Brevibacillus antibioticus:
- a CDS encoding glycerophosphodiester phosphodiesterase family protein, which produces MSKQRNQPRKRWFQRKRIWFPLLFIAFLFLGNSSYLAKEPEGEPFLLAHRGMAQTFHMENITNETCTAERIYPPEHPYLENTIPSMQAAFDAGADVVELDVQWTKDNRFAVFHDWTLDCRTNGTGVTRDYTLAELQQLDIGYHYTADEGKTFPFRGKGIGMMPSLDDVLQTFPHRSLLIHIKSNDPLEGKALADVLATLPAQRLAQLSVYGGDEPIETLKQQLPQLRVMSMATMKSCLIPYIATGWSRYVPEACAQTQLHIPDQIAPWLWGWPNRFMARMEAKDTRVILVAGSGDVSQGFDVPTDLKRVPESFTGGIWTNRIDLIGPAFRENVEK; this is translated from the coding sequence ATGTCAAAACAACGAAATCAACCACGAAAGAGATGGTTCCAGCGAAAACGCATCTGGTTTCCCCTTCTTTTCATCGCATTCCTGTTTCTGGGTAACAGCTCTTATCTTGCAAAAGAGCCAGAAGGCGAGCCTTTTTTACTTGCTCACCGGGGAATGGCGCAAACCTTTCATATGGAGAACATCACCAACGAAACTTGTACGGCGGAACGGATTTATCCACCGGAGCATCCGTACCTGGAAAATACGATTCCGTCCATGCAAGCGGCTTTTGATGCAGGCGCGGACGTTGTTGAGCTCGATGTACAATGGACCAAAGACAATCGATTCGCTGTGTTTCATGACTGGACGCTCGACTGTCGGACAAATGGCACCGGTGTCACGAGAGATTATACCCTGGCCGAATTACAACAACTCGACATTGGCTACCATTATACAGCGGATGAAGGGAAAACCTTCCCTTTCCGTGGAAAAGGGATTGGTATGATGCCCTCTCTCGATGATGTGCTACAAACATTCCCTCATCGCTCGCTACTTATCCATATCAAAAGCAATGACCCACTCGAGGGGAAAGCCTTGGCGGATGTTTTGGCAACATTACCTGCCCAGCGACTGGCACAACTCTCTGTTTATGGCGGTGACGAGCCAATCGAGACATTGAAGCAACAACTGCCTCAGCTACGCGTGATGTCTATGGCGACAATGAAAAGCTGCCTGATCCCGTACATTGCAACAGGTTGGTCCAGATATGTACCGGAAGCCTGTGCGCAAACTCAATTGCATATTCCTGATCAGATTGCTCCATGGCTCTGGGGTTGGCCGAATCGTTTCATGGCCAGAATGGAAGCAAAAGACACCCGCGTGATCCTGGTCGCAGGCAGTGGAGATGTGTCGCAAGGCTTTGATGTCCCGACTGATTTAAAACGAGTGCCAGAAAGTTTTACAGGAGGAATATGGACGAACCGGATTGACCTGATCGGCCCAGCCTTTCGCGAAAACGTAGAAAAATAA
- a CDS encoding P1 family peptidase — MTRKRARECGVFIGAGIPGAFNAITDVKGVRVGHKTIQKEDVCSGLTVIVPNDGQLEGQHFPAGFFSFNGTGEFTGSHWIEETGTLVTPIVFTGSHLLGLAHHHLARATRKIEGLEPFSNGIVAETWDGWLSDLEKTQIQYEDLEEAIVEARTGHVEEGNVGGGTGMICFEFKGGIGTSSRIVETECGTFTVGALVQTNFGRRHDLKVNGIPVGQLISENEVPLPWVTPENDGSFLVTIATDAPLLPTQCKRISKRASLAMAQLGAIGEEGSGDFFLTFSTGNCYSYGDEQMSTVKMFPSEQLDALFEAATEAVNEAILNSMLMAKTIQGQKNRTVHALPLDRFVEVMSR; from the coding sequence ATGACGAGAAAACGAGCGAGAGAATGTGGCGTTTTTATCGGGGCGGGAATCCCGGGTGCGTTTAACGCGATTACGGATGTAAAAGGTGTGCGGGTCGGCCACAAAACGATTCAAAAGGAAGACGTTTGTTCGGGTTTGACCGTCATTGTTCCCAACGACGGTCAATTGGAGGGGCAGCATTTTCCTGCTGGTTTCTTCTCCTTTAATGGTACAGGCGAATTTACGGGAAGTCACTGGATAGAAGAGACGGGTACGCTCGTGACACCGATCGTATTTACGGGTAGTCATTTACTCGGGCTGGCACATCATCATCTTGCGCGTGCGACGAGAAAAATCGAGGGGCTTGAACCGTTTTCCAATGGAATCGTCGCGGAGACATGGGATGGTTGGTTAAGTGATCTCGAAAAGACGCAGATACAGTATGAGGATTTGGAAGAAGCGATTGTAGAAGCGCGTACAGGACATGTCGAGGAAGGCAATGTGGGCGGAGGTACCGGGATGATCTGCTTTGAATTCAAGGGCGGAATCGGAACCTCCTCACGCATCGTCGAAACCGAATGTGGCACTTTTACTGTCGGAGCATTGGTGCAGACGAATTTTGGCAGAAGACACGATTTGAAAGTGAATGGTATTCCTGTGGGCCAGCTGATCTCCGAAAATGAAGTCCCTTTGCCGTGGGTAACTCCTGAAAATGACGGTTCTTTCTTAGTCACGATTGCGACAGACGCGCCTCTCTTGCCGACACAATGCAAGCGCATTTCCAAACGAGCGTCACTCGCGATGGCACAGCTCGGTGCAATTGGCGAGGAGGGCAGCGGTGATTTCTTCTTGACCTTCTCCACAGGAAATTGCTATTCGTATGGCGACGAGCAGATGAGCACAGTGAAAATGTTTCCGTCCGAACAACTGGATGCACTGTTTGAAGCAGCGACCGAGGCGGTCAATGAAGCGATCCTGAATTCCATGTTGATGGCCAAAACGATACAAGGCCAGAAAAACAGAACCGTACATGCATTGCCACTGGATCGTTTCGTAGAAGTCATGTCTCGTTAA
- a CDS encoding bile acid:sodium symporter family protein, which translates to MNGLAKLNRLLEKIMPILTPSSVAIGVIAGTHLQPFAFLSPWVFAFMTFAGSLGSGFKEFAKVLTRPLPLIVNLLILHALMPLIAWSMARLFYPDDIHVITGFLLAALIPTGITSFLWTSIYYGNIALTLSIILLDTMLSPLIVPVGMSLFLGATVEMDLAELMKGLFYMIVLPSLIGMLLNHLSKGNVKKTLAPKLAPFSKMGMGVVVAINSSMVSSYFHMMDAKLVGMAVLVLFVAILGYLMGWGIARLFGWERDVIVTLTFNSGMRNISAGAVMAITYFPAPVALPVVLGMLFQQILASTFGKFLELVEKRPQHQPQELSS; encoded by the coding sequence ATGAACGGGTTAGCCAAACTGAATCGATTGCTTGAGAAAATCATGCCCATACTCACGCCAAGTAGTGTTGCGATTGGCGTAATAGCCGGGACACATTTGCAACCGTTTGCTTTTTTGTCTCCCTGGGTGTTTGCCTTCATGACATTTGCCGGCAGTCTGGGTTCGGGATTTAAAGAATTTGCAAAGGTACTGACCAGACCGCTCCCTTTAATCGTTAACTTGTTGATTCTTCATGCACTAATGCCCCTAATTGCTTGGTCAATGGCCCGGTTGTTTTATCCAGATGATATCCATGTCATCACAGGCTTTTTGTTGGCGGCCTTAATTCCCACGGGGATCACGAGCTTTTTGTGGACATCCATTTATTACGGGAACATCGCACTGACGCTATCCATTATTTTGTTGGATACGATGCTCTCCCCCTTGATTGTTCCGGTGGGGATGTCCTTGTTTTTAGGGGCAACTGTCGAGATGGATTTGGCTGAACTAATGAAGGGCTTATTTTATATGATCGTGTTGCCGTCGCTTATCGGTATGCTGCTCAATCATTTATCAAAAGGAAACGTCAAAAAAACGCTGGCACCAAAATTAGCGCCATTTTCTAAGATGGGAATGGGTGTTGTCGTCGCGATCAATAGCTCGATGGTTTCATCTTACTTTCATATGATGGACGCAAAACTGGTGGGGATGGCAGTCCTCGTACTGTTCGTAGCCATTTTGGGTTATTTGATGGGGTGGGGGATTGCAAGACTGTTCGGATGGGAGCGTGATGTGATCGTCACGTTAACCTTCAACAGTGGAATGCGAAACATTAGTGCAGGGGCAGTTATGGCGATCACGTACTTTCCTGCACCTGTTGCTCTGCCCGTTGTTCTCGGTATGCTGTTTCAGCAAATACTCGCTTCTACCTTCGGAAAGTTTTTGGAGCTGGTCGAGAAAAGACCACAGCATCAACCGCAGGAACTATCAAGCTAA
- a CDS encoding GNAT family N-acetyltransferase, which translates to MLISQQLLSVNGLSYTIRSAIETDAQQLSDLRLQIDGETENLDRERGEAFIDVQGFEHIIKTDAESARNLFLVAVIQDRIVGFSRCAGVYLNRFAHKVEFGVCVSQEFWGYGIGKNLLQESVAWADANHITKMTLNVMETNEKAIELYKRFGFEIEGVLKNDKVLSDGNYYNTILMGRFKNDRRVT; encoded by the coding sequence ATGCTAATCAGCCAACAACTCCTTTCTGTGAACGGATTATCGTACACGATTCGCTCTGCAATAGAAACAGATGCACAACAATTGTCGGACCTGCGGCTGCAAATCGATGGGGAGACTGAAAATTTGGACAGAGAAAGAGGTGAGGCTTTTATCGATGTGCAAGGATTCGAACACATCATCAAAACGGATGCAGAAAGTGCAAGAAATTTGTTTTTAGTTGCTGTTATACAAGATCGGATTGTCGGGTTTTCTAGATGTGCAGGTGTTTACTTAAACAGATTTGCCCACAAAGTTGAGTTTGGTGTGTGCGTATCACAAGAGTTCTGGGGTTATGGCATTGGGAAGAATCTCTTGCAAGAATCAGTTGCCTGGGCAGACGCCAACCACATTACCAAAATGACGTTGAATGTGATGGAAACGAATGAGAAGGCAATTGAGCTGTACAAACGGTTTGGTTTTGAAATCGAAGGGGTACTCAAAAACGACAAAGTTCTTTCCGATGGCAATTACTACAACACTATTCTTATGGGAAGATTCAAAAATGACAGGAGAGTAACATGA